One region of Syntrophobacter fumaroxidans MPOB genomic DNA includes:
- the fabG gene encoding 3-oxoacyl-[acyl-carrier-protein] reductase, protein MSEKRVAVVTGASRGIGRGIAVALARPGYDIIVNYNASPGPAEETAAAVAARGGSAHLHRFNIADADSVKEAFKEIIKTYGRVDVLVNNAGIARDNLLVLMKASEWDEVLDTNLRGAFLCTQAVVKQMLRQRYGRIVNVTSVVGVIGNAGQCNYSAAKAGLIGFTRSIARELVSRNITVNAVAPGFIETDMTLALPETARQSLLQQIPAGRCGTPEDIAAAVVFLASEAAGYITGQVIHVNGGMFMG, encoded by the coding sequence ATGAGCGAAAAGCGCGTTGCCGTCGTGACCGGCGCGAGCAGGGGAATCGGCAGGGGCATTGCCGTGGCGCTGGCTCGACCGGGATATGACATCATCGTCAACTATAACGCCAGCCCCGGACCCGCCGAAGAGACGGCGGCCGCGGTCGCCGCCCGGGGAGGTTCCGCCCACCTGCACCGTTTCAATATCGCGGACGCGGATTCGGTCAAGGAAGCGTTCAAGGAAATCATCAAGACCTACGGCAGAGTGGATGTCCTGGTCAACAACGCGGGGATCGCCCGCGACAACCTGCTCGTTCTCATGAAGGCTTCGGAGTGGGATGAAGTACTGGACACCAACCTCCGGGGGGCATTCCTGTGCACTCAGGCGGTCGTCAAGCAGATGCTGCGGCAGAGATACGGCCGGATCGTGAATGTAACCTCCGTGGTCGGTGTGATCGGCAACGCCGGCCAATGCAACTACTCCGCCGCCAAAGCCGGGCTGATCGGATTCACGCGGTCCATCGCCCGCGAACTGGTGTCGAGAAACATTACCGTCAACGCGGTGGCTCCCGGCTTCATCGAAACCGACATGACGCTGGCATTGCCCGAGACGGCCAGGCAAAGCCTGCTTCAGCAGATACCCGCCGGACGCTGCGGCACGCCCGAGGACATCGCGGCCGCCGTGGTTTTTCTGGCATCCGAGGCGGCCGGATATATCACCGGGCAGGTCATTCACGTCAACGGTGGAATGTTTATGGGCTGA
- the fabF gene encoding beta-ketoacyl-ACP synthase II — protein sequence MESRKNRRVVITGIGLVSPLGVGIEENWTNLIQGKSGIRAITGFDASAYATRIAGEVKNFHPEDFIPKKELRKMDPFLKLCLGASRLAFEDGGFEIPPELAHRAGVVMGCGLGGLLTLEESHKVLLDLGPRKVSPFFIPMLIGNMAPGLISIYHGAKGPNLSIQTACAAGTHAVGEAFHMVRSGISDIMITGGVESTVTSLCVAGFNAMRALSTRNDEPEKASRPFDRDRDGFVLGEGSAVLILQELEMALARGARIYAEVIGFGATGDAFHMAAPAPNGEGAARCMQMALDDAGIEPSAVDYINAHGTSTDLNDKYETQAIKTIFEAHASKLAVSSTKSMTGHLLGAAGGVEAAYTALTLERQIMPPTINYENPDPDCDLDYVPNQARPGHIEVAMSNSFGFGGTNGTLVFRRWTGK from the coding sequence ATGGAATCGAGGAAGAATCGACGCGTGGTGATCACCGGAATCGGCCTTGTGTCACCCCTGGGTGTGGGGATCGAAGAGAACTGGACGAACCTCATCCAGGGGAAGTCCGGGATCCGGGCGATTACCGGTTTCGACGCAAGCGCCTACGCGACCAGAATCGCCGGAGAGGTGAAGAATTTTCATCCGGAAGACTTCATCCCCAAGAAAGAGCTCCGCAAGATGGATCCTTTTCTCAAGCTCTGCCTGGGAGCCTCCCGGCTCGCCTTTGAAGACGGCGGGTTTGAAATTCCCCCTGAGCTTGCTCATCGTGCCGGGGTGGTCATGGGTTGCGGGCTGGGGGGACTGCTGACGCTGGAGGAGTCCCACAAGGTCCTTCTGGACCTGGGGCCGAGAAAGGTCAGCCCCTTCTTCATTCCGATGCTCATCGGCAATATGGCTCCCGGTTTGATCTCCATCTATCACGGGGCCAAGGGCCCCAACCTGTCCATCCAGACCGCCTGCGCCGCCGGCACTCATGCCGTGGGAGAGGCTTTTCACATGGTCCGGTCCGGGATCTCCGACATCATGATCACCGGCGGAGTCGAGTCCACCGTAACCTCCCTGTGCGTCGCAGGGTTCAACGCCATGCGCGCCCTCTCGACGCGCAACGACGAGCCGGAGAAAGCCTCCCGCCCGTTCGATCGCGACCGCGACGGTTTCGTGCTGGGCGAAGGTTCCGCGGTGCTCATCCTGCAGGAGCTGGAAATGGCGTTGGCGCGGGGCGCCCGAATTTATGCCGAGGTCATCGGTTTCGGGGCCACGGGGGACGCTTTTCACATGGCCGCGCCCGCACCCAACGGCGAAGGAGCGGCGCGTTGCATGCAGATGGCCCTGGACGACGCGGGCATCGAGCCCTCGGCGGTCGATTACATCAACGCCCACGGCACCTCCACCGACCTCAACGACAAGTATGAGACGCAGGCCATCAAGACCATTTTCGAAGCGCATGCCTCGAAGTTGGCGGTCAGCTCGACCAAATCCATGACCGGGCACCTGCTGGGCGCCGCCGGGGGAGTGGAGGCCGCCTACACGGCGCTCACACTGGAACGGCAGATCATGCCGCCCACCATCAATTACGAAAATCCGGACCCCGACTGCGATCTCGACTACGTGCCCAACCAGGCGAGGCCGGGACACATCGAAGTGGCCATGTCGAATTCGTTCGGATTCGGCGGGACCAACGGCACCCTGGTTTTCCGCAGATGGACCGGAAAATGA
- the rpiB gene encoding ribose 5-phosphate isomerase B, with amino-acid sequence MKIMVGCDHGGFELKEKIVAHLGTLGHEVVDAGTNSLESVDYPHYAMKVARAVARGEADRGILVCGSGIGMNMTANRVSGIRAVLAYEPYGAIMSRRHNDSNVLCMGGRFTGLDMALQIVDVWLREPFEGGRHQRRIELIDRLVDA; translated from the coding sequence ATGAAGATAATGGTGGGATGCGATCACGGCGGTTTCGAATTGAAGGAGAAGATCGTCGCGCACCTTGGGACTCTCGGTCACGAGGTGGTGGACGCCGGAACGAACAGCCTCGAATCGGTGGATTACCCCCACTATGCAATGAAAGTGGCCCGGGCGGTCGCCAGGGGTGAGGCCGACCGCGGGATTCTGGTCTGCGGGAGCGGCATCGGCATGAACATGACCGCGAATCGCGTCTCCGGCATCCGGGCGGTCCTGGCGTACGAGCCATACGGGGCCATCATGAGCCGGCGTCACAACGACAGCAACGTTCTGTGCATGGGAGGCCGGTTCACGGGATTGGACATGGCCTTGCAGATTGTGGACGTCTGGCTTCGGGAGCCCTTCGAGGGCGGACGCCATCAGCGGCGGATCGAGCTGATCGACCGCCTGGTCGATGCCTGA
- the glyA gene encoding serine hydroxymethyltransferase, protein MSTLERIDPEIADVICEEEKRQRGKLELIASENFVSEAVREAQGSVLTNKYAEGYPGKRYYGGCEFVDMAERLAQERAKKLFDAEYANVQPHSGSQANMAIFFAVLQPGDTVLGMDLRQGGHLTHGSPVSFSGKLYNVVSYGVRKDTEQIDFDQVARLAREHRPKLIIAGASAYPRIIDFARFGQIAKEIAAYLMVDMAHIAGLVCSGLHPSPVPHADFVTSTTHKTLRGPRGGLILSHSNYTRLLDSQIFPGIQGGPLMHVIAAKAVAFREALQPSFKEYQQRVVADAAALAQELKALGYRLVSGGTDNHLMLVDLTPQGVTGRVAEETLDKAGITVNKNSIPFDQQKPQVTSGIRIGTPALATRGILPHHMKAVAGFMHRGLKSAGDEPALARLRAEVAEFCSAFPLFS, encoded by the coding sequence ATGTCCACGCTCGAACGCATCGATCCTGAAATTGCCGATGTGATCTGTGAGGAGGAAAAGAGACAGCGCGGCAAGTTGGAGCTCATCGCTTCCGAGAATTTCGTCAGCGAGGCGGTTCGTGAAGCTCAGGGCTCAGTCCTGACGAACAAATACGCGGAAGGTTACCCCGGAAAGCGATATTACGGCGGCTGCGAGTTCGTGGACATGGCCGAAAGACTGGCGCAGGAAAGAGCCAAGAAACTCTTCGACGCGGAATATGCGAACGTGCAGCCTCATTCCGGTTCCCAGGCCAATATGGCCATATTCTTCGCCGTCCTCCAGCCCGGCGATACCGTTCTCGGCATGGACCTTCGTCAGGGAGGTCATCTCACGCACGGAAGCCCTGTAAGCTTCTCGGGCAAACTCTATAACGTCGTGTCGTACGGCGTCCGGAAAGACACCGAACAGATCGACTTCGACCAGGTCGCGCGACTGGCGCGCGAGCACCGCCCCAAGCTGATCATTGCGGGAGCCAGCGCTTATCCGCGCATCATCGATTTTGCCCGCTTCGGGCAAATCGCCAAGGAAATCGCCGCGTACCTCATGGTCGACATGGCCCACATCGCAGGCCTCGTCTGCTCCGGTCTTCATCCCAGCCCGGTGCCGCACGCCGACTTCGTGACTTCCACCACGCACAAGACGCTCAGGGGACCCCGGGGAGGACTGATCCTTTCCCATTCGAATTACACCAGGCTTCTCGACAGCCAGATCTTTCCCGGTATCCAAGGCGGCCCGCTGATGCACGTTATTGCGGCCAAGGCCGTTGCCTTCCGCGAAGCACTCCAGCCCTCCTTCAAGGAATACCAGCAGCGGGTGGTGGCCGACGCCGCGGCCTTGGCGCAAGAGCTGAAGGCGCTGGGGTACCGGCTGGTTTCCGGGGGCACCGACAATCACTTGATGCTCGTCGACCTCACGCCTCAGGGCGTCACCGGCAGGGTCGCCGAAGAAACGTTGGACAAGGCCGGAATAACCGTGAACAAAAATTCCATCCCGTTCGATCAGCAGAAACCCCAGGTCACCAGCGGTATCCGCATCGGGACTCCGGCTCTGGCTACGAGGGGAATTTTGCCCCATCACATGAAAGCGGTGGCCGGATTCATGCACCGGGGTCTGAAATCGGCGGGAGACGAACCGGCTCTGGCGCGCCTCCGGGCCGAAGTTGCCGAGTTCTGTTCGGCGTTTCCCCTGTTTTCGTGA
- the ribD gene encoding bifunctional diaminohydroxyphosphoribosylaminopyrimidine deaminase/5-amino-6-(5-phosphoribosylamino)uracil reductase RibD gives MSRNDSSEDRFFMKRALRLAAKGAGRTSPNPMVGAVVVRGETTVAEGFHEFVGGPHAEVNALRQAGDKARGATLYVTLEPCNHQGRTPPCTRAVLDSGVATVVIGMEDPNPGVRGGGASFLRSHGLRVHAGILEKECRALNQPFIKHVTTGLPYVTLKAAVTLDGAIASSSGDSKWISNERSRKFAHHLRCISDGVLIGIGTALADDPLLSARIKRRPACRQPVRIVLDSRLRLPLESALVRTAAEFPLMVVCGRDAPPTREKALVDAGAEVMRLSSGKGGIHLPELLRALGSKGLCSLLVEGGATVLGAFLDNGLADDFHFFYAPKVLGDPAGTPMVRGRGRERMADAVPVFDVRVRRFGEDVMLSGRLTEHLY, from the coding sequence ATGAGCCGAAACGATTCCTCCGAGGACCGCTTCTTCATGAAACGGGCGTTGCGCCTGGCGGCAAAAGGCGCCGGCCGCACGAGTCCCAACCCCATGGTCGGGGCGGTCGTGGTGCGTGGAGAAACCACGGTCGCGGAAGGTTTCCATGAATTCGTCGGAGGACCCCATGCCGAAGTGAACGCACTGCGGCAGGCGGGCGACAAAGCAAGAGGCGCAACCTTGTACGTGACGCTCGAGCCGTGCAATCATCAAGGCAGGACGCCGCCGTGCACGCGGGCGGTTCTCGATTCCGGCGTCGCCACGGTCGTGATCGGCATGGAGGATCCCAACCCGGGAGTCCGGGGAGGCGGAGCTTCCTTTCTCAGGTCTCACGGTCTGCGGGTCCACGCGGGCATTCTCGAAAAGGAATGCCGCGCGCTCAATCAGCCCTTCATCAAGCATGTCACCACCGGCCTTCCCTACGTGACCCTCAAGGCCGCGGTCACCCTCGACGGAGCGATCGCCTCCTCCTCGGGCGATTCCAAATGGATCAGCAACGAGCGGTCCAGAAAGTTCGCACACCACCTGCGCTGCATTTCCGACGGGGTCCTGATCGGCATCGGGACGGCCCTCGCGGACGATCCCCTGCTTTCCGCAAGAATCAAGCGAAGACCCGCCTGCCGGCAGCCCGTGCGCATCGTCCTCGACTCCCGCTTGCGTTTGCCTCTGGAAAGCGCCCTGGTGCGCACCGCCGCGGAATTCCCCCTCATGGTGGTCTGCGGACGGGATGCTCCGCCCACGAGGGAAAAGGCTCTCGTGGATGCGGGCGCCGAGGTGATGCGCCTGTCTTCCGGCAAGGGAGGGATTCATCTCCCCGAACTGCTCAGGGCGCTCGGGTCGAAGGGACTCTGCAGCCTGCTGGTGGAGGGAGGCGCCACGGTGCTCGGCGCTTTTCTGGACAACGGCCTGGCGGATGATTTCCATTTTTTCTACGCCCCCAAGGTTCTGGGCGATCCGGCGGGAACTCCCATGGTCCGCGGCAGGGGCCGCGAACGCATGGCGGACGCCGTGCCCGTATTCGACGTGCGTGTCAGGCGTTTCGGAGAGGATGTCATGCTATCCGGAAGACTGACCGAACACCTTTACTGA
- a CDS encoding riboflavin synthase: MFTGLIEGTGILLRLDRHGVDAGMVIKPRYSMGGLSLGESIAVDGACLTVVAFQGETFTADVSAETLSRTTLGSKQPGRRLNLERALRMGDRLGGHIVSGHVDGIGILRDRVREGRSWRLFFELPEALSRYVIAKGSIAVNGISLTVNGCSRGRFDVNIVPHTAAETTIDDMQKGDEVNIETDLIGKYVERMLGGWSEKLGTPADSSRIDEDFLRRHGFL; the protein is encoded by the coding sequence ATGTTCACGGGACTCATCGAAGGAACGGGAATCCTGCTGCGTCTGGACCGTCACGGGGTTGATGCCGGGATGGTCATCAAGCCGCGGTATTCCATGGGCGGGCTTTCGCTGGGGGAGAGCATCGCCGTCGACGGGGCATGCCTGACGGTGGTCGCTTTTCAGGGAGAAACTTTCACGGCCGACGTCTCCGCCGAGACGCTGAGCCGCACCACGCTGGGGTCCAAACAGCCGGGCAGGCGATTGAACCTCGAGCGCGCCCTCCGCATGGGAGACCGGCTCGGCGGACATATCGTGAGCGGCCATGTGGACGGCATCGGCATTCTTCGGGATCGGGTCCGCGAAGGACGGTCCTGGCGGCTTTTCTTCGAGCTCCCCGAAGCGTTGTCCCGCTACGTCATCGCCAAGGGCTCCATTGCCGTGAACGGCATAAGCCTCACCGTGAACGGTTGCTCCCGGGGGCGGTTCGACGTGAACATCGTCCCTCACACGGCGGCCGAGACCACCATCGACGACATGCAAAAGGGTGATGAAGTGAACATCGAGACCGACCTCATCGGGAAATACGTCGAACGGATGCTCGGCGGTTGGTCCGAGAAGCTCGGCACGCCTGCCGACTCAAGCCGCATCGACGAAGATTTTCTCCGCCGGCACGGTTTCTTGTGA
- a CDS encoding bifunctional 3,4-dihydroxy-2-butanone-4-phosphate synthase/GTP cyclohydrolase II produces the protein MPCSTIPEALEDIRQGKMVILVDDEDRENEGDLCMAAEMVTPEAINFMAKYGRGLICLSLVPEMVDRLRLPMMVSHNLSQFQTAFTVSIEARKGVTTGISAADRCHTILTAIADDVRPDDIVSPGHVFPLRAKKGGVLVRTGQTEGSVDLARLAGMRPAGVICEVMKDDGTMARMPDLEVFAREHDVKIVTVADVIRYRMANEIFVHRAAVANLPTSFGGEFTVIAYTNEIDEHCHLALVKGDLTPQDEVLVRVHSECLTGDVFGSLRCDCGGQLRSAMGQIAREGKGVILYMRNHEGRGIGIVNKIKAYALQEDGYDTVEANVALGFEPDLRDYGIGAQMLVDLGIKKMRLMTNNPKKIVGLQGYGITVTGRVPLEIPPNEENIRYLTTKCAKMGHIMSCVTQKEEPDENL, from the coding sequence ATGCCTTGTTCAACCATCCCTGAAGCCTTGGAGGACATTCGTCAGGGCAAGATGGTCATCCTGGTGGACGACGAGGATCGCGAAAACGAGGGGGATCTGTGCATGGCTGCCGAAATGGTGACCCCTGAAGCGATCAATTTCATGGCCAAGTACGGACGCGGCCTGATCTGCCTTTCCCTTGTTCCTGAAATGGTCGACCGGTTGCGCCTGCCGATGATGGTCAGCCACAACCTGTCGCAGTTTCAGACGGCCTTCACCGTATCCATCGAAGCCAGGAAGGGCGTTACGACGGGAATCAGCGCCGCGGACCGCTGCCACACCATTCTCACGGCCATCGCCGACGACGTCAGGCCTGACGACATCGTCAGCCCCGGGCATGTTTTTCCTCTTCGGGCGAAAAAGGGGGGCGTGCTGGTACGGACCGGCCAAACGGAAGGTTCGGTGGATCTTGCGCGCCTGGCCGGGATGAGGCCGGCCGGCGTCATCTGCGAGGTCATGAAAGACGATGGGACCATGGCCCGCATGCCCGACCTCGAGGTCTTCGCTCGCGAGCATGACGTGAAGATCGTGACCGTTGCGGACGTGATCCGGTACCGGATGGCCAATGAGATTTTCGTTCACCGGGCGGCGGTCGCCAACCTGCCGACCTCTTTTGGCGGAGAATTCACGGTGATTGCCTACACGAACGAGATCGACGAGCATTGTCACCTCGCCCTGGTCAAAGGCGATCTCACCCCGCAGGACGAAGTCCTGGTGAGAGTCCATTCGGAGTGCCTCACGGGCGACGTGTTCGGTTCCCTTCGGTGCGACTGCGGCGGGCAGCTTCGGTCTGCCATGGGCCAGATCGCACGGGAAGGCAAGGGTGTCATCCTCTATATGCGCAACCATGAAGGACGAGGCATCGGCATCGTGAACAAGATCAAGGCCTATGCCCTCCAGGAAGACGGCTACGATACGGTGGAAGCGAACGTGGCGCTCGGCTTCGAGCCCGACTTGCGCGATTACGGCATAGGCGCCCAGATGCTCGTGGACCTGGGCATCAAGAAGATGCGCCTGATGACCAACAACCCGAAGAAGATCGTCGGATTGCAGGGATATGGGATCACGGTCACGGGGCGCGTCCCCCTGGAAATCCCGCCAAATGAAGAGAATATCAGGTACTTGACCACGAAGTGCGCGAAAATGGGGCACATCATGAGTTGCGTCACGCAAAAGGAAGAACCCGATGAAAATCTATGA